A segment of the uncultured Desulfobulbus sp. genome:
CCGGTGATGCCGGCATGGCGCAGAAACCCGTGAAGAGTGGGGTTTGCCAGTTGATTGGCAAGCCAGATCGCGGGTACGTTGCGGCTGCGGATGAGTGCCTCGCCAGCATTTACCGGCCCGATATAGCGACCGTCAAAATTTTCCGGCTGATAGGCGCCAAAGGCTGAGGGGGCATCACGCAGGATGGAGTGCGGGTGAATCAACCCCTGATCGATGGCCAAACCATAGAGAAAGGGTTTAAGGGTCGAACCGGGGGAACGTTTGGCCATAACTCCATTGACCTGGCCGTGGATGCGCGCATCGAAAAAATCGGCCGAACCCACCAGGGCCCGAACCGCCATGTCCCGCCGATCCACAAGCATCAGGGCGCCGTTGACGATTCCCTGATGACGCCGTGTTGCCACATATTGGTTGAGCAACCGTTCAAGGAGACGTTGCAGTCGATAATGCAGGGTGGTGTCGATTACTTGCGGCTCATGCGGGGCTACCGAAAGAACATGGTCGCAGAAATGGGGGGCAAGAAAGGGCAGGGATGTGCGGGAATATCCGGCCAGCGTATGGTTGCTGACAATGTTCAGCGCCTCCTGGTCTTCAGGGTGTCTCTCCAGCCAGTCCCTGGTCAGGCGAATTCGGGCCTGCTGCTGCTCCTGGTCAAAATCGAATCGCCCTGCTGGATCCTGAGGCATGACCGCCAGCGCGAGTGCCTCGGCCAGGCTGAGGTCGGCAGCTGGTTTGTGAAAATATATCCGGGCCGCTGCCTCAAAGCCTTCGATATTCGCTCCCATGGGCGCGAGGTTACAGTAGGCCGCGAGGATGTCCTTCTTGGAGTAACGGGCCTCCAGCCAGAGGGCAAGTCCGATTTGTTTGCATTTGCCGCCGATGCTACGGGTGTCGAGCCGGTACAGTTTGCGTGCCAGCTGCATGGTCAGGGTGGAGCCGCCCTGGCGTTGATGACGTAGATAGGTGGAACAGGCAGCCCGCACAAGGGAGCTTGGGTTGACTCCGGGGTGGAGGAAGAAATAGCGGTCCTCCTTGAGTAAAATTGCCTCCACCGCCGTAGGGGCGATTTTAGAGAGCGGAATGCGAAGACGATACTGGCCGTCCCAGGCAAGGGTCAGACGAAGGATAACGCCATCTGCGGAGCGAATCAGGCGGGAGCAGGGGATGTCGTCGCCAATGGGGCTATGTGCGCTCAGCCGTAAACCGCAGGCCACCAGAAAAAAGAGTAGGGCAGTGGCCAACAGGGTACTTCCTGTTGGCCTGAATATCCCTTTTTTCTGCGGTCCATTGATCATGGGCTGAGGATGGTCAAACTGCCCGCCTTGCCGCGTCCCTGGAGCCTGCGATCATACATCCCTTCGGCATAGGGCGCAGGAAGGGTAAAGGTTCCTTCGTTGATCGCCCGTACCCGGTATTCGTAGGTTGCCACGTCCCGGCTCAGCGTACCATAGACAATGACGCGATCATCGCGCATATTGACAAAGCTTGGTTCCCAGGCAGTCGCACCGACAGGTTCCCGACCGGATTCCTGCTCGGCCGCTCCCTCATCCGTCTCATCAGTCGGTATAAACGGAATGGGTTCCAGGCCACCGGGGAGAAGGTCGACCATCGCGATTTCATCGATACGATCTCGCTCGGTGGCCCGCATTCGCAGCCGCACGGTATATTCCTGGCCCAGCTCGAGCCGATCACGGAGTTCCCCCTTGTCGTTGACCAGTTCGCGAGTGATCTCGACTCCCTGAGTCAGCTGCTCGTTGGATGGGATGCGATCGAATCCGGCCTCGGAGAGCTGGTAGAAGGCCGCAGTTCCCGCCTTCTCCTGGCGGAGGACGACCTTGTCCCAGTCAAGGGGCAGGGGTGTTTCGGGGTGGAGGGGAAGCGGTTGGAGATCGTTATCGCCAAGGCCGAGTTCTGCGGAAAGCCCATTGTCCGCATGCCGGGGCGCCCTTTCGTAGGCGGCAAAGGCACGCATGAGCAGGCTGGCCGAGAGCGAGTGGTACTGATTGGCGGAGATCCGCCTGCCCAGTTCAGCCAGGAGCGTTTGCGGCAGCTGTTGCTCAGGAAAGTGGCGACTGAGCAGAGTCAGCAGTTCCGCATCATGACTGAGTGCATCCTCATACAGCCCGGGAGTGACCACCCCTTGTTCCGGAGTGAGGGTTGTCCAGGACACCCCGGCCAGTAGGGCTTTACCGGAGCTGTCCTGCTTCATCAGGATCTGACTCGCCCCCACATAGGCCGCACAGAGATCTGTTTTCCAGGTCTTTTGGTAATATTTTTCCAGCTGCTCGATTGTGGCCGCCAGGGGAGCGGTGGTCACCTGTCCCAGGCGGGTGAGCAGGTAGATTGCCCTTGTCCTGGTACGAAGCTCGGAAAGACCCTCAGCGCGACCGCCGGCAAGCTGTGCAAGATAGCCAAAAGCGTGGGTTTGCAGATCGTGGGGCACGGCAACACCACGTTCCTGGGCCTCGATGAGAAAATCAGCCGCATAGACGGATATATCGGGCTGAACCACCAGATTGTTTGCCCACTGACCAAAACCGCCCGAGGAATTCTGCCGTTGCCTGAGCAGGGTGAAGGCACCATTGATCGGTGCAAAATCGGCTTGCCGGAACTGGTCCGGACTGGCGGTAACAAGGGCGGGCATTGCCCGAGAGAGCAGTTGCTCGGTGCATTCATAGGGGTAGTGCTCAAGATAGGTTTTCAAGCCCTGCATCCAGACAAGCGGCGATCGTCCATACCCGAGCAGCACCTGGCCGTATTCCTTGATCAGGTCTCGTTCGCGGGCAAGACTGAATCCCGCCTCAATAAACGAGCCTGCGCGGAGATCGACCCGGTACGGTGTGGCCGGGCGCACCGAAAGAGATTCGCGTATCCGGGATGTCCCCTGTGCACTTTCGGCCAAAAAGGTAAATTGGTTGGAACCAGGCCTCTCCGATGCCCTCACTGCAAATTCTGCCACCGCTTCCCTGCCGGGGGCGACCTCGAGGATTTGGCTCTTTT
Coding sequences within it:
- the pbpC gene encoding penicillin-binding protein 1C, with protein sequence MATALLFFLVACGLRLSAHSPIGDDIPCSRLIRSADGVILRLTLAWDGQYRLRIPLSKIAPTAVEAILLKEDRYFFLHPGVNPSSLVRAACSTYLRHQRQGGSTLTMQLARKLYRLDTRSIGGKCKQIGLALWLEARYSKKDILAAYCNLAPMGANIEGFEAAARIYFHKPAADLSLAEALALAVMPQDPAGRFDFDQEQQQARIRLTRDWLERHPEDQEALNIVSNHTLAGYSRTSLPFLAPHFCDHVLSVAPHEPQVIDTTLHYRLQRLLERLLNQYVATRRHQGIVNGALMLVDRRDMAVRALVGSADFFDARIHGQVNGVMAKRSPGSTLKPFLYGLAIDQGLIHPHSILRDAPSAFGAYQPENFDGRYIGPVNAGEALIRSRNVPAIWLANQLANPTLHGFLRHAGITGLRSEQHYGLSLVLGGGELSMEELVRLYGLLANKGKQRSLRFLRQVAVEDGRFLLSPQAAFMVLDMLAANPRPDGGGVQNGGQSHWPIAWKTGTSWGFHDAWTVGVVGDYVLAVWVGNFDGKANPAFIGLKAATPLFFQVADALELSLPEEHPSPPQPPKGLIQVEVCRASGELPNRWCPQTVKTWFIPGKSPIRVSTLHRPLIVDRESGKAVCPPYDRARTKLEVFAFWPSDLERLFQAAGLPRKMPPPLPEQCSGQGSLLTGDPPQLNSPLSNVIYSLRLSKPEENIELAAAIDGDSAHMYWFVNDRYLGSNKRKSSRSWRPDHAGTFEISVIDDQGRSSGRTVAVEFLP